The DNA region GACTTTGACAACTCAAAGGGAAAAGGATTGGTCGAAATCAACTTCCCTTTTACTTTAATTAATTTTTCTAACTTTTTCTTAGATACTCTGTAACCTGAAGCAATTTGTGCTAACTCATTAGCTTCATGGTTTTCTATTCAAGAAACATGTTTGATGTTGATTGCATCAAATATTCTTAATAGAAAATTGGCCTTAAAAATTACACCAATAAGTTCTCCTTGATGCATTTGTACTCATTTGTCAGTTGTTTCATAACCAATTCTGAATCACCTCTAATTTTGACTCCTTTTGCACCTAGGTCCAAAATAATTTTGAGGCTTACAATCAATGCTTCATACTCAACCTCATTATTTAAGAAACGACCTTTAATTTTGAATTTGAACTTTGTTTGGATCCATCAAAGTATAATTTCCAAGGTTTTAGACTGACATAAACTTGTATTACTTCGACTATTGCATGATCAATAATAAAATCATGAACAACTTGACCTTTCATAGCCCTCAAAGGTGCGTATGTTAAAGAATACTCGGTCAAAGCTAAAGCCCATTTCCCAAATCGACTATGTAAAATAGGTTTGATAACATATGCTTAACAACATTAAAAAGGGGAAAAACAAAAAGTTCGATAACATATGCTTAATAACATTAAAATAAGTTTaataacatatgtttaataacatTCAATATTGGCTTTCTGATTTTTCTCTCTCTAAGCCATTATTGAATGATTTTTGTTTACTAACTTGGAAAAAAGTTTTTTACCAGTCTCTTTTGCTTTATTAGTTTCAATTGAATTTCCTTTAACAACCATTTTTTGTTAGAAATGGGCTTCTAAGACCGCCTTTATTTGATTTTCGGCCATATAGGTTGCAATTCGAGCTAATATGTTCAATTCAATCATCAATATCACTTTCCACAAACCACCCAGTACTTGTGGTGGCACATTCGTCATGCCTATCTCCCATAACCTCATGTTCCTGCATGAACCCATGAGTGAGATGTAGCTTCATTGAATAAAAAACATCTCCCTGCCGAGAGAATCCTATTCCAACAGGAAAATAAAGTGAAATGTTGGCTAACTTTTTGTCGAATATTTTCTTGTCTATATGAACATTTTCAGCCAGGATGTAGCTTTGATCACCTTCGACATTTTCCACAATGCCATCAGGCCTCCAAATAGAAATTTTATGGTGTAGAGTTGAAGGGACTTCCCCCACATCATGTATCCATTCTCGACCTATCAACAAATTATAATTTGCTTTAGACGAAATGACTACAAACAATATTGGTCTTACAATTGTACCTACAACAATGTCAACTTTAATAACTCCCAAGGCTTTGCTTGTCTTGCCTTTATAATCTGACAAAACCATATTGTGAGGCCTCAAATATGTAAATGTCTTGCCAATTCTCCTCAATATGGACTTTGGCATTAAATTAATCGCAACTCGCCCATCGACCAAGACTTTGTTAACACCCACTCAGTCAACCTTAGCCCATATAAAAAGTGGGTTAATGTGTTGTTTCATTCCTTCATGAGGCCTATCATAACAACCTTTTATTCTTCCACACAACCATTATTCATTACATAATAGCATAAAGGCTTATGATTTTCCATCTCTTTCAGCAaaataatcatcatcctcttctgTCACCTCAGTAATTCTATCAAATTATATAGGTAGAATAGAAACAACGTTGCATATTATGTCAAGCTCATCCTCTGAACCGAATTCAAAATTATAAGTAAGCGTCTCATCATCTTTAGTCAGCATGGAATCCTTGCACTTGGGCTTAATCTCAACTAGCAAAGGGAGAAAAGTCTTTCCTTCACGGGTCTCTTTTCCATTCGATCAACTGCCAGTGTTGGGAATTTTCCATTATTGCTTGAATATGCAGCCTCGAAAGCAACTTTCTTTCTTCATTGGTTCCTCCTCTATTGGGTTATGGTTAGATGAGTTTTACTCAAGTCATTAATAGAAGCATATGAGTAATTCTTTGACACATGGGAATTATCATGGTATGATGAACCAACACCAACTTTGATCATCTTCCATTTTTGTTGATCAACATTAGGTTTGTTCATAGGTCGGATCCATTCACCAAGAGTAACATTAGCAGGTGGAACATAAGTTTTTTTTATGACTTCTACAATGACGTGAAGGTTCTTGGTACTTATCGTAAGGAAACCCTCTCATGTCAAAGGAAAATTGGGGTCTTCTGTCACCCCAAATGCCTCTCATTAGTTGTTGAGGCTTTATATTTTCGAGGCTTTTATTGCCTTTTTGTCAAACACTGCACTGCAGCGAGGGCACAACATTACTTCTGAACGTTTAATTTTACACCAGTTCAAGAAGTCAATTAAATCTTCACCAGCCTTTGGATATACCACCTTGATTTTCTCAATTTAATCCACCATACTGATTTCTTAGACCTTCATGCTGAGGCCTATAGTAGTTTCGACCATCATGATCTCTAAAGGCTCGACGAGACGTGCCTCTTTGACTTGTAAAGGATCTGTGTCGATTTTCATTGACGACTTAGGTTTATCCCCAAACTTCAGCTTGCCATCCTGTAAAACATCTTGAACCAAATCACTGAAAAGAACACATTGAGAGGTTTTATCACCAAGGAAATTTCGatatttacaaaaaaaattcttttttCCTTTGTTCCAATAGTGGCGTCTTTAGGCCTTTCGGCACTACGATTTGAACATCGACAACTAAAAGTTCAAATTTTTTATCACATTTAGTTACATCAAAAGTATaaatttttataataaatttttcATTTCTACTTGGCTCCACATGGTTCTTCCCATTTAAAGGTCTCAAAACATTACAAACATATGGAGGTCATGGCTGCAATTCTGCCAGATTGAACTCAATTTTTTCGATATATTCAAAGACTACATCGAGTTCTTAGTTACTATCATTTGTTTCTAGATAAGCAACTTTTTCCTTTTCAGGGTTTCGATTTATTCTAGCATTTTCTAATCTAGCATTTTCTTCCTTCGGGTGTTCGACCTGTGTAATCCTATATGCTAGTTGAGTCATATTCCTTAGATATTGGGTATCTAACTTCTTTCTAACATAATATTCTAAACCACCTGTAGCCATTCCCACTAGCTCATGTTCAAGCACTTGGGTAAAATACTTCGACTTCATTAATCTGAACCTATTGAGATTATCATCTATTGGTTCAAACGATTTTCATTTCACAATGGCTAATTCTTTCAGGCTAATTTTCGATTTCCCCATATAAAACTCTTCATTGAATACTCTCTCTAATTGATTCCAATTATGTATGGAATTTGGAGAGATAGTAGTGAACCATGTGAAAGCATCTTGGTTAACAAATTTGAGAAGTATTTCATCTTTAAATTTTTCGTTATTAGCCAGACCACTGACTTCTGTCTGGTATCGAGTAATATGCTCAAtagtggactcactagtgtcACCTGCAAATAATGCAGAAATGAAATGTAACATATGAAGACCAACATCAAGACCATTTTGAGTTAGGATTTGTTCAACCATATTGGTTATGTTATTTTGCCCCCCAAAATTGTTCTGTTGGACTATCCCAACTACGTGATTTGCATCTCTGTTCCTATTTACCAACACCACATTTTCGACTACCTTGGATATAGGTTGTTTGACTGGATGGGGTGCAACTTGCTATTGCATTTGATTATTAGGAACTGGTTGAATTGGTGTTGGAGGAGCACCAAAGAAGTTAGCAATTCGACCTATTTGATGTGCTAATTGTTAATAATTATAATTGGTATTTTGGATCAAAGAATTGGACACTTTACTAATTTGTTGGGCATGTTAACCATGTTATGATTATTATCAACCGATCATAAGAGAATTATCAGTTAAAGATAACATAACATGAGGAATACATCCCAATCTTCCATGAAATTGACCAATTCGACCAGAAGTGTTATAACGGATCTTGATGCCATATATGAATTGAAAAGAAAGACAACAACCATTACATTATCTAAGTACATCAACACATTCCTCCCTGCCATATATGTATTTAAGCCATTTAAGCGAAAAAGAATTAGTTGTAAGTTGTGACAATGAAGAGTGTCACTTTAAATAGGGTACAACTAAAGAAAATCTCAAAAATAGATTACGGTGTGAAAGTCTCCGTTTTAGAATACGGGACAAGATCCTTGATCAAACTCAATCTTGAGTAGCGAAAATGTTTAGCCAACAAAAAACGGCGCCATTTTTGCTTTAAATTGTTTATAGCACTCTTCTCATGCGCCACTATTAACCATTTAAACAACACAAGTAATGCTTTTCAAATGTTTCGTTCTTCCCTCCTCAAACCCATTTTCCTCTCACTCTCACCAAGAACCTTTCACTCATCTCTTCCACTTCAATGGAAGCTTCGAGAAGAAACAACCAATCTCCCCCAGCCCCAACTCATCGACCGAATCTCCCGCCTCTTAATTCTCAATCGTCCCCACTCCCTCCAAAATCTCACCTTCAAATTCACCGACAACCTCACCGACTCCCTCCTCCGCCATCTCCGTCTCAACCCCTCCGCATGTCTCTCTTTCTTCAACCTCGCCACACACCACTCCCATTACCGTCCTCATTCCCTCTCGTACTCCATCCTCCTCCACATCCTCGCCCGCGCTCGCATGTTCCCCGAAACCGCATCCCTTCTCCGCCAGCTCCTCGACCTTCATTGTACTAACAACTACCGCGCATATGCGGTCTGTAATCATGTATTTGCCGCTTATAAAGAGTTTGGGTTTTCACCTGCAGTTTTTGATATGTTGCTTAAGGCATTTGTGGAGAAAGGATTGACGAAACATGCACTCTATGTGTTCGATGAAATGGGAAGGCTTGGCAGAGTGCCTGGTTTAAGGTCTTGCAGTTTCTTGTTGGCTAAGTTAGTTAATAAGGGAGAAGGGAGTGCTGCGGTTATGGTTTTTGATCAGATTGTGAGGATTGGGATTGTGCCTGATGTTTATATGTGTAGTATTGTTGTGAACGCGCATTGTCAGGTTGGGAGAGTAGATGTTGCAGTGGGATTTTTGGAGAAGATGGTGAAAGAGGGATTGGAGGTTAATGTTGTTGCTTATAATGGTTTGATTAATGGGTATGTTAGTCAAGGGGATTTTGAAGGAGTTGAGAGGGTGTTGAGATTGATGTCTGAAAGAGGGGTTTCACGGAATGTGGCTACTTGTACTATGTTGATGAGGGGTTACTGCAAGAAGGGGAAGATGGATGAGGCGGAGAAGTTGCTTCGGGAAGTGGAGGAGGATGAGTTGTTGGTTGTTGATGAGCGTGTTTATGGTGTGCTGGTGGATGGTTATTGTCAAATGGGGAGAATGGAGGATGCTGTTAGGATTCAAGATGAGATGTTGAGGGTTGGATTGAAGATGAATAGGGTTATATGTAACACGTTGGTTAAAGGATATTGCAAGCGTGGTCAGGTTTGTGAAGCCGAGCGAGTGTTTATGGGGATGGTAGATTGGAATTTAAGCCCGGATTGTTATAGCTATAATACACTGTTGGATGGATACTGCAGAGAAGGGAAAATGAACAAGGCTTTTATGCTTTGTGAGGAGATGTTAAGGGAAGGGATTACTCCATCGGTTGTGACATATAATACTGTTCTTAAGGGATTGGCTCATGTGGGTTCCTATGATGATGCTTTGCACCTTTGGCATTTGATGGTAGACAGAGGTGTGGCTCCGAATGAGGTCAGCTGTTGTACCATGCTTGACTGCCTTTTCAAGATGGGAGATTCTAACAGGGCTCTGATGCTTTGGAAAGAAATTTTAGGCAGGGGCTTTACCAAGAGCGCAGTTCCATTCAATATAATGATTAGTGGATTGTGTAAGATGGGGAAATTGATTGAAGCAGAGGCTGTTTTTGATAGGATGAAGGAACTTGGGTTGTCTCCAGATGAAATAACATATAGGACTCTGAGCGATGCATATTGTAAAAATGGAAATGTTCAGGAAGCTTTAAGAACTAAAGGTGTGATGGAAAGACAGGCGATGCTGCCTTCCATTGAAATGTACAATTCCCTTATTAATGGACTTTTTAAGGTTAGGAAGTCAAATGATGTTACAGATCTACTTGTTGAGATGCAAACAAGAGGATTATCACCAAATGTTGTTACCTATGGAACCCTTATTTCTGGTTGGTGCAATGAACAGAAATTGGACAAAGCTTTTCATTTATATTTTGAGATGATAGAAAGAGGGTTCACTCCCAACTTGGTGGTCTGTAGCAAAGTTGTTAGCAGCCTTTATCGGGATGCTAGAATCAATGAAGCTACTGTGATCCTAGACAAGATGGTGGATTTCGATCTTCTTACGGTTCATAATAAATGTACTGATAATTCGGTCAAAAACAATACAACTTTAGTAGCTCAGAAAATTGTTGATTCGCTTGATAAAAGTGCTATATGTAATTCTCTTCCAAATAATATTGTGTACAACATAGCTATAGATGGACTTTGCAAGTCAGGAAAAATTGATGAAGCAAGAAGTGTTCTGTCAGTTTTGATATCTAGAGGTTTTCTTCCAGATAATTTCACATATTGTGCATTAATTCATGCCTGTTCAGCTTCTGGCAATGTGGACGAAGCTTTCAAGTTAAGGGATGAGATGCTGGAGAGAGGTGTTATTCCAAATATTACTACGTATAATGCATTAATAAATGGCTTGTGCAAAGTAGGAAATATTGATCGAGCACAGAGACTTTTCCATAAACTTCATCAAAAGGGGCTGGTTCCTAATGCTGTCACCTATAATATATTAATCAGTTGTTACTGTAGAATTGGTGATCTTGATAAAGCCTCTAAATTGAGAAAGAAGATGGCAGATGAAGGAATTTCTACTAGCACTCTGCCTTGATCAATATGGTTGTTTGGAAGGACAGAGGACTAGAAATTTTTGGATCAATTTATTGAAGCAGGGTTTAATCAGATTCTTGCCTGATACCCATAAACTTTGCTATATGCAAATTTGAACAGGTGCCTAAACACTTAGTTACAGCACACCTGCAGCACAAATTTTGCTATATGCAACAATTTTGTACCAAATCCACCGTAGAAAAAGTAATTTCTTCGTATGAATTTATAGATCGGAAATGGTCAAATCCTCCTGTATATTCAGCCATAAGCACCGATACACCATACTTGAAAATTTTAGACTTTCATTCGTTGTTAATGAAATTAGGTGTGCTTCATAAACCTTTACACTTTTGATAACTGGTAAGCAAAACATGTTAGAAGTTACTCATATTTCATGCTCATCATATATAGC from Lathyrus oleraceus cultivar Zhongwan6 chromosome 1, CAAS_Psat_ZW6_1.0, whole genome shotgun sequence includes:
- the LOC127080418 gene encoding putative pentatricopeptide repeat-containing protein At1g19290, coding for MFRSSLLKPIFLSLSPRTFHSSLPLQWKLREETTNLPQPQLIDRISRLLILNRPHSLQNLTFKFTDNLTDSLLRHLRLNPSACLSFFNLATHHSHYRPHSLSYSILLHILARARMFPETASLLRQLLDLHCTNNYRAYAVCNHVFAAYKEFGFSPAVFDMLLKAFVEKGLTKHALYVFDEMGRLGRVPGLRSCSFLLAKLVNKGEGSAAVMVFDQIVRIGIVPDVYMCSIVVNAHCQVGRVDVAVGFLEKMVKEGLEVNVVAYNGLINGYVSQGDFEGVERVLRLMSERGVSRNVATCTMLMRGYCKKGKMDEAEKLLREVEEDELLVVDERVYGVLVDGYCQMGRMEDAVRIQDEMLRVGLKMNRVICNTLVKGYCKRGQVCEAERVFMGMVDWNLSPDCYSYNTLLDGYCREGKMNKAFMLCEEMLREGITPSVVTYNTVLKGLAHVGSYDDALHLWHLMVDRGVAPNEVSCCTMLDCLFKMGDSNRALMLWKEILGRGFTKSAVPFNIMISGLCKMGKLIEAEAVFDRMKELGLSPDEITYRTLSDAYCKNGNVQEALRTKGVMERQAMLPSIEMYNSLINGLFKVRKSNDVTDLLVEMQTRGLSPNVVTYGTLISGWCNEQKLDKAFHLYFEMIERGFTPNLVVCSKVVSSLYRDARINEATVILDKMVDFDLLTVHNKCTDNSVKNNTTLVAQKIVDSLDKSAICNSLPNNIVYNIAIDGLCKSGKIDEARSVLSVLISRGFLPDNFTYCALIHACSASGNVDEAFKLRDEMLERGVIPNITTYNALINGLCKVGNIDRAQRLFHKLHQKGLVPNAVTYNILISCYCRIGDLDKASKLRKKMADEGISTSTLP